One stretch of Candidatus Binatia bacterium DNA includes these proteins:
- a CDS encoding membrane protein encodes MSRTKRSLLWLMGGFYIVAGTMHFVSPDTYMPMMPPYLPWHRELIFLSGLAEVLCGAGVLWPPTRRLAAWATIALLIAVFPANIHIAWNNVPLFGRTEGAGIWNWVRLPFQAVLIAWAYWYTRDDAVHPGRPT; translated from the coding sequence ATGAGTCGAACGAAGCGCAGCCTGTTGTGGCTAATGGGCGGTTTTTACATTGTGGCGGGAACGATGCATTTCGTTTCCCCCGACACATATATGCCCATGATGCCGCCCTACCTTCCGTGGCATCGCGAACTGATTTTTCTCTCGGGCCTTGCCGAGGTCCTCTGCGGTGCGGGTGTGCTGTGGCCGCCAACGAGGCGACTGGCGGCATGGGCCACGATTGCGCTTCTCATCGCGGTGTTTCCTGCGAACATCCACATCGCCTGGAACAATGTGCCGCTGTTTGGCCGCACCGAGGGCGCAGGAATATGGAACTGGGTACGCTTGCCGTTCCAGGCCGTGCTGATTGCGTGGGCCTACTGGTACACGCGGGATGACGCGGTGCACCCGGGAAGACCCACCTAG
- a CDS encoding aminopeptidase, translating to MGDKNFRLPRNIWPRRYGLRIEADLEQWRYRGSVQVDVHVTEPTTRVYLHAADLVIERAQAFWGGTWHEAQKITRDEDAEAIALEFPAPLPSGSARLDLAFRGEILDRLRGFYRSEKDGRRYAATQFEAADARRAFPCFDEPEFKARFALTLVVPAGNVAISNGPEVSRREQPDGRVEFRFAETPPISSYLVAWCMGPFEPTPIAFTPTGVPVRVWLPRGMSAKGAYAQEAHVRSLAYLEEYTGIPYPYAKVDAIGVPDFEAGAMENPGAITYRLTLLAADPERAAIATRKGIFSTAAHELTHMWWGDLVTMAWWDDLWLNESFATFVGSKTTAELNPEWGFWRDFVAALQRPFQLDALVSTHPISFTVTNAKQATERFDVITYWKGAAVVRMIEHFLGPDAFRQGVRAYLQKYREANATADDFWSELSAASGQPVAQLATSWIRQPGHPVLVLRTSRSADGMTIEVEQTRFFADPERAASRTSERWDIPIVWKFGTASGIQEKRVLVSSESASVHLPGARWLYPNGGASGFYRFQLDAPALDALLPAIQTGLEAYERLNLLDNQFALMRAGRSSLTDYFRLLGGFSEETDRAVVSLLADHLGWLGLHVITDEFDSAFAQAVEKIFRPQWQALGWEARLGENDDDRLRRATVLAALGYLARAQDIRAQARERIERYWQDPTSLDPNLVSAVANVAALDGDAVLYARYLERKRQSSQDPEEEYRFLLALASFEQPELIQRTLDLALSDEVRAQDRPFLLGALLGRRKARPAAWKFVRAQWQTLSTLLDPMLLQNLIRALGQVTYEPAADEVCAFLTGHVREETRETTAQVCEQLRLDAATVRRLRAELPRTPLTLHP from the coding sequence ATGGGAGACAAAAACTTTCGCCTTCCCCGCAACATCTGGCCGCGCCGCTATGGCCTGCGGATCGAAGCCGACTTGGAGCAGTGGCGCTACCGCGGGTCCGTACAAGTGGATGTGCACGTGACCGAGCCCACGACGCGCGTGTATTTGCATGCCGCGGACCTAGTCATCGAAAGGGCGCAAGCGTTTTGGGGCGGCACCTGGCACGAGGCCCAAAAGATCACGCGGGACGAGGATGCGGAGGCGATTGCTCTCGAGTTTCCCGCGCCGTTACCCAGCGGTTCCGCCCGGCTCGACCTCGCCTTTCGCGGTGAGATTCTCGATCGCCTGCGCGGCTTTTACCGTTCCGAGAAAGACGGCCGTCGCTATGCCGCCACCCAGTTCGAAGCCGCTGACGCTCGGCGCGCCTTTCCGTGTTTCGACGAACCGGAGTTCAAGGCGCGCTTTGCGCTCACGCTCGTTGTCCCCGCGGGCAACGTCGCCATCAGCAACGGTCCCGAGGTCTCCCGCCGCGAACAGCCCGACGGCCGCGTAGAGTTCCGCTTTGCCGAAACCCCGCCGATTTCCTCGTATCTCGTCGCCTGGTGCATGGGCCCGTTCGAACCCACGCCGATCGCGTTTACTCCCACGGGAGTGCCGGTCCGCGTCTGGCTTCCGCGCGGCATGTCGGCCAAGGGCGCGTATGCGCAAGAAGCGCACGTGCGCTCTCTCGCGTACCTCGAGGAGTACACGGGGATCCCTTACCCGTACGCCAAAGTGGATGCGATCGGGGTGCCGGATTTCGAGGCGGGTGCAATGGAAAATCCCGGCGCCATTACCTACCGCCTCACACTGCTCGCCGCCGACCCCGAACGAGCCGCCATCGCAACTCGCAAAGGGATTTTTTCCACCGCCGCGCACGAACTCACCCACATGTGGTGGGGCGACCTTGTCACCATGGCTTGGTGGGACGATTTGTGGCTCAACGAATCGTTTGCCACCTTCGTCGGCTCGAAAACCACCGCGGAGCTCAATCCGGAGTGGGGTTTTTGGCGCGACTTCGTCGCCGCACTGCAGCGCCCGTTCCAACTCGACGCGCTTGTTTCCACCCACCCGATTTCCTTCACGGTGACCAACGCCAAGCAGGCAACCGAACGCTTCGATGTGATTACGTACTGGAAGGGAGCAGCCGTGGTGCGCATGATCGAACACTTCCTCGGGCCCGATGCGTTCCGCCAAGGCGTGCGGGCGTACCTGCAGAAATATCGGGAAGCGAATGCAACGGCCGATGACTTCTGGAGCGAGCTCAGCGCCGCCTCGGGCCAGCCGGTCGCACAGCTCGCCACTTCGTGGATCCGGCAGCCGGGGCATCCGGTACTGGTCTTGCGTACTTCCCGGAGTGCGGACGGCATGACGATCGAAGTCGAGCAAACACGCTTTTTTGCCGACCCCGAGCGTGCCGCTTCCCGCACCAGCGAACGCTGGGACATCCCCATTGTGTGGAAGTTCGGCACCGCAAGCGGCATCCAAGAAAAAAGAGTGTTGGTTTCGTCGGAGTCGGCTTCCGTGCACCTGCCTGGTGCGCGTTGGCTCTACCCCAACGGTGGCGCCAGCGGCTTTTACCGTTTCCAGCTCGACGCTCCCGCCCTGGATGCGTTGCTGCCCGCAATCCAAACCGGGCTCGAGGCGTACGAGCGGTTGAACCTGCTCGACAACCAGTTCGCTCTGATGCGCGCCGGAAGATCCTCGCTAACCGATTACTTTCGGCTCCTCGGCGGCTTTAGCGAGGAAACAGACCGAGCAGTGGTGTCGTTGTTGGCAGACCACCTCGGGTGGTTGGGCCTGCACGTCATAACGGATGAGTTCGACAGCGCCTTTGCGCAGGCTGTGGAAAAGATTTTCCGCCCGCAGTGGCAAGCGCTCGGCTGGGAAGCGCGGCTCGGCGAGAACGATGACGACCGCTTGCGGCGCGCCACCGTGCTGGCAGCACTCGGCTACCTCGCGCGCGCGCAAGACATCCGCGCACAAGCTCGCGAACGAATCGAACGCTACTGGCAAGACCCTACTTCCCTGGATCCGAATTTGGTCAGCGCCGTCGCGAACGTAGCCGCCTTGGACGGCGATGCTGTCCTGTACGCCCGCTATCTCGAGCGCAAGCGGCAATCTTCGCAAGATCCGGAGGAAGAATATCGCTTCTTGCTCGCGCTCGCGTCGTTCGAGCAACCGGAGCTCATCCAGCGAACCCTCGATCTCGCGCTGAGCGATGAAGTGCGCGCTCAAGACCGGCCCTTCCTATTGGGCGCGTTGCTCGGCCGGCGCAAAGCACGGCCGGCAGCATGGAAATTCGTGCGTGCGCAATGGCAAACGCTGAGTACGCTGCTCGATCCGATGTTACTGCAAAACCTGATCCGGGCTCTCGGGCAAGTGACCTATGAACCTGCGGCAGACGAGGTTTGCGCATTTCTCACCGGTCACGTGCGCGAGGAGACTCGAGAAACCACCGCGCAGGTATGCGAACAGTTGCGTCTCGATGCGGCCACCGTGCGCCGTTTGCGCGCCGAGCTTCCCCGAACCCCATTGACTCTGCACCCTTGA
- the rpmB gene encoding 50S ribosomal protein L28, which produces MARSCEICGKHRSVGNNVSHANNKTKRTWQPNLQRVRAQVNGGVRRLRVCTRCLRSGRVTKAPVRSAFV; this is translated from the coding sequence ATGGCCAGAAGTTGTGAGATTTGCGGGAAACATCGCTCAGTCGGCAACAATGTGAGCCACGCCAACAATAAAACCAAACGGACGTGGCAGCCGAATCTGCAACGGGTCCGCGCCCAAGTCAACGGCGGGGTGCGCCGCCTGCGGGTGTGTACGCGATGTTTGCGCTCTGGCCGTGTGACGAAGGCTCCCGTCCGCTCTGCGTTCGTCTGA
- a CDS encoding UPF0758 protein, with amino-acid sequence MNPSPSWLDRCPKRGLPRFWGSRRGRCARTIAYSSINNNFCLVYVHYHMTRAIKGWPEEDRPREKLLRLGAEALSEAELLAVMFRHGGRGYSAVDLGREVLARFGSLRKLGNALPGELRAIAGLGPAKTAQLLALVELCKRYGELRWQVGEPFRDPADVYRHFRERLAAEKRESFYAVLLDNRHRKIREVRVSQGSLTTTIVCPRDVFEPVVREAAAAVVFVHNHPSGDPTPSPEDVAITRRLREVGEIMGVRVLDHIVIGHGRYVSFVRDGYW; translated from the coding sequence GTGAATCCCTCGCCTTCCTGGCTCGACCGATGCCCGAAGCGAGGTCTCCCCCGCTTCTGGGGTTCCCGGCGTGGTCGCTGTGCGCGAACCATTGCATATAGCAGTATTAACAATAATTTTTGTTTAGTGTATGTACACTATCATATGACACGAGCCATTAAAGGATGGCCGGAGGAGGATCGGCCACGAGAGAAACTGCTCCGTCTCGGCGCTGAGGCACTGTCGGAGGCGGAGCTGCTCGCCGTAATGTTCCGCCATGGCGGGCGCGGGTACAGTGCGGTGGACTTAGGGCGGGAGGTCCTGGCGCGCTTCGGCAGTCTCCGCAAGTTGGGCAATGCTCTGCCCGGAGAGTTGCGGGCCATTGCCGGCCTCGGTCCGGCAAAGACCGCGCAACTCCTCGCCCTGGTGGAGCTTTGCAAACGGTACGGGGAGTTGCGCTGGCAAGTCGGCGAGCCGTTTCGCGACCCGGCGGACGTGTACCGTCACTTTCGTGAACGTCTGGCCGCAGAAAAACGGGAATCCTTTTATGCTGTTCTGCTCGACAATCGCCACCGCAAAATCCGCGAGGTGCGCGTGTCGCAAGGCTCGCTGACCACTACGATCGTATGCCCGCGGGACGTGTTCGAGCCGGTGGTCCGCGAGGCGGCAGCCGCCGTGGTGTTCGTTCACAACCACCCGAGCGGGGATCCCACACCTAGTCCGGAGGATGTGGCCATTACCCGCCGTTTACGCGAGGTCGGGGAAATCATGGGGGTGCGCGTGCTGGACCACATTGTGATCGGGCACGGCCGTTACGTGAGTTTTGTCCGCGATGGTTACTGGTAA
- a CDS encoding hydrolase translates to MLTARGLRFHYLDWGAADRPALVCLHGITQTAHSWDEVAPELAREFRVLCIDQRGHGDSDWAPDGDYSRHTQAEDLEGIRTALGLESFVLAGMSMGGINAITYTVRYPERVRALIIVDVSPQIEAKGVENIRQFIQQEDILPNFEDFVARAHAFNPRRSLENIRSRLAHNLKQLPDGRWTWKYDPYLRSPERSFRASALLGLWDDVAKIRCPTLIVKGAESDILSPEAARRLQEAIPGSVLVTIPGAGHSVMGDNPQAFVAAAQSFLARL, encoded by the coding sequence ATGTTGACGGCCCGCGGGCTTCGATTTCACTACCTCGATTGGGGTGCCGCGGATCGCCCGGCACTGGTGTGTTTGCATGGCATTACGCAAACGGCGCACAGTTGGGACGAAGTGGCGCCGGAGCTCGCGCGCGAGTTCCGGGTTTTGTGTATCGACCAGCGCGGGCACGGTGATTCGGATTGGGCCCCCGACGGCGACTACTCCCGTCATACCCAAGCGGAGGATCTGGAAGGGATCCGCACTGCGCTGGGGTTGGAAAGTTTCGTGCTGGCCGGAATGTCCATGGGAGGCATCAATGCCATTACTTACACGGTGCGTTACCCGGAGCGAGTTCGAGCGTTGATCATCGTGGACGTGAGCCCGCAAATCGAGGCGAAGGGCGTGGAGAATATTCGGCAATTCATCCAACAGGAAGACATCTTGCCAAACTTCGAGGACTTCGTGGCGCGGGCGCACGCCTTCAATCCGCGGCGCTCGCTGGAAAACATCCGCAGCCGTTTGGCACACAACCTCAAGCAGCTTCCTGACGGTCGCTGGACGTGGAAGTACGATCCCTATTTGCGCTCGCCGGAACGGAGCTTTCGAGCCTCCGCGTTGCTGGGGCTGTGGGACGACGTCGCCAAGATCCGGTGCCCGACGCTCATCGTGAAGGGGGCGGAAAGCGATATTCTTTCCCCCGAAGCGGCACGTCGGCTGCAGGAAGCGATTCCTGGCAGCGTGCTGGTGACCATCCCGGGCGCTGGGCATTCCGTCATGGGCGACAACCCGCAGGCATTCGTGGCGGCGGCGCAAAGCTTTTTGGCCCGGTTGTGA
- a CDS encoding protein-tyrosine-phosphatase, whose product MEGVLRTSAVRVKRILFLCVANSARSQMAEGLARARFGSAAEVASAGSAPKSVHPLAVRAMEEIGIDISQQRSKHVCEFEKQEFDVVVTLCAEEVCPVHLRALSRLHWPIADPATGPAGISEHEALERFRIARDEIRIRIEELAVALLGEA is encoded by the coding sequence ATGGAAGGCGTGTTACGGACAAGCGCCGTGCGTGTTAAACGGATTTTGTTCCTCTGTGTTGCGAACTCTGCACGGAGCCAGATGGCGGAGGGTCTCGCGCGTGCTCGCTTTGGCTCCGCAGCGGAAGTGGCCAGCGCCGGCAGCGCTCCCAAGTCCGTTCATCCGCTTGCGGTGCGTGCAATGGAGGAAATCGGCATCGACATCTCGCAGCAGAGGTCCAAGCACGTCTGCGAATTCGAAAAACAAGAATTCGACGTAGTGGTGACGTTGTGCGCCGAAGAGGTGTGCCCGGTGCATTTGCGTGCGCTCTCGCGGCTACATTGGCCGATTGCCGACCCGGCCACCGGGCCCGCTGGGATCAGCGAACACGAAGCCTTGGAGCGCTTCCGGATCGCTCGCGACGAAATCCGCATTCGCATCGAAGAGCTGGCAGTGGCATTGCTCGGTGAGGCTTAG
- the aroD gene encoding 3-dehydroquinate dehydratase, which produces MSSPDQREHRGSPLPLVGRAGDRPRVVLAVRDHLAPVRRLCRPGVDILELRVDQFSRLDPAHVENVARQVGKEFGRPLLATVRWQREGGGAGLADQARLELFRTLLPHVAAVDVELRAPRSFQPIVREAQDRHRAVVLSYHDFERTPSARELERLYRRACDRGADIVKFAVQAHQAQDVWRLATFTWQHRESAVVTMAMGRLGPLSRLILPLFGSRWVYTSVAPAHGQIPLARLLEDLRFYFP; this is translated from the coding sequence ATGTCGAGCCCGGATCAAAGGGAACATCGAGGATCTCCGCTCCCGCTCGTCGGCCGAGCCGGAGACCGGCCGCGCGTTGTCTTGGCCGTGCGCGACCATCTAGCCCCCGTACGCCGCCTGTGCCGGCCGGGCGTGGATATCCTCGAACTGCGCGTGGACCAGTTTTCTCGCCTCGATCCGGCGCATGTGGAGAACGTCGCACGGCAAGTCGGCAAAGAGTTTGGCCGCCCTCTGCTGGCCACTGTCCGATGGCAGCGAGAAGGCGGGGGTGCAGGGCTGGCCGACCAAGCAAGGTTGGAACTCTTTCGCACGCTCCTTCCGCACGTGGCGGCTGTCGATGTGGAGCTACGGGCCCCACGGAGTTTTCAGCCGATCGTCCGCGAGGCCCAAGATCGCCACCGGGCGGTGGTCCTGTCGTATCACGACTTCGAGCGGACGCCGTCCGCACGCGAGCTCGAACGGCTCTACCGCAGAGCCTGCGACCGCGGAGCGGATATCGTGAAGTTCGCTGTGCAGGCGCATCAGGCTCAAGATGTGTGGCGGCTCGCTACGTTCACGTGGCAGCACCGCGAATCGGCCGTGGTCACCATGGCCATGGGACGGCTAGGTCCGCTCTCGCGGCTCATACTGCCCTTATTTGGCTCCCGCTGGGTGTACACCAGCGTCGCTCCAGCGCACGGCCAGATCCCGCTCGCGCGCCTCCTCGAAGACTTGCGCTTTTACTTTCCTTGA
- the pdxA gene encoding 4-hydroxythreonine-4-phosphate dehydrogenase, whose product MGDPAGIGPEVILKALRSASVRRALRPVLVGSSEVFRACARHYGWRLRLEEYRPGQSAGADGAVLVHEIPSVKSLPALGARLRGADRQRCGEASFQSVVAGVELVQRGEADALVTAPIAKAHWVAAGHQAAGHTELLAELAGNVPVRMMMAGPRLRVVLMTTHVALARVAEEISVELVESTIRITHRALREQFGFAEPRLAVAGLNPHAGEGGLFGGEEESIVRPAVARARQRGIHVVGPVPADTVFFHAYHGAYEAVLCPYHDQALGPFKLVHFHDGVNVTLGLPFVRTSPDHGTAFDIAGENRADPRSMIAALCLAAKLARPQLRLHQGK is encoded by the coding sequence ATGGGCGATCCTGCGGGGATCGGCCCCGAAGTCATCCTCAAAGCACTGCGCTCTGCCTCGGTTCGCCGGGCGCTGCGGCCCGTGCTGGTTGGTTCGAGCGAGGTCTTTCGGGCATGCGCTCGCCATTATGGGTGGCGGCTTCGGCTCGAGGAATACCGGCCCGGGCAGTCAGCCGGCGCCGACGGTGCTGTACTCGTGCACGAGATCCCCAGCGTGAAGTCCTTGCCCGCCTTGGGTGCGCGATTGCGCGGCGCCGATCGCCAGCGTTGCGGCGAGGCCTCGTTTCAGTCGGTAGTCGCCGGAGTGGAGCTCGTACAGCGAGGTGAGGCCGACGCACTGGTCACGGCGCCGATTGCGAAAGCACATTGGGTAGCGGCAGGACACCAGGCCGCCGGGCACACCGAGCTGCTCGCCGAGCTCGCCGGCAATGTGCCCGTGCGGATGATGATGGCCGGTCCTCGACTACGTGTCGTCCTCATGACCACGCACGTGGCGCTTGCGCGCGTGGCGGAGGAAATTTCGGTGGAACTGGTAGAGTCCACGATCCGCATTACCCATCGCGCGCTCCGGGAGCAGTTCGGATTCGCCGAGCCGCGGCTCGCGGTGGCGGGGCTCAACCCTCACGCTGGGGAAGGGGGCTTGTTTGGGGGCGAAGAGGAAAGCATCGTGCGGCCTGCGGTCGCGCGCGCGCGCCAGCGCGGGATCCACGTGGTCGGCCCCGTGCCGGCTGACACCGTGTTTTTTCATGCCTACCACGGAGCGTACGAGGCGGTGTTGTGCCCGTACCATGACCAAGCGCTCGGACCCTTCAAGCTCGTTCATTTTCACGATGGCGTGAACGTGACCCTCGGCTTGCCGTTCGTGCGCACCTCGCCAGACCACGGTACGGCGTTCGATATTGCAGGTGAGAATCGCGCCGATCCGCGCAGCATGATTGCGGCGTTGTGTTTGGCGGCCAAGCTTGCGCGCCCACAGCTCCGGCTCCATCAAGGAAAGTAA
- the mfd gene encoding transcription-repair-coupling factor, whose amino-acid sequence MDRDHNDFEQALQCAASLARTDEARSVVRIQGLRGGARSFFLRQLACLQSQPILVVTETPAAAEALYDELSWWLGEAETKTPLERRVHVFPAYDVPPLEELSPTPEVVAQRVHALYQLLHGRAPVLIAPVEALLQKVPPRERMRERWKYLVARDEVDRDALARDLVRWGYRRVELVEDRGDLALRGAVVDVYPPAYALPIRIYLDGDSIQELHQFDPVTQRSLGPLDELLLLPMREFDHDAVFDPAVIRAVEERAFSLEVAREERVRLVAGLESGIPFPGIERLLPLAYGGELDPVASYLPDDVLVCFDGPAAVEVAVEAAAEDIRKRAQAKLDAQQFFLPPELLYLTAKEWRELFASRPRLEIEGLELLLPAGDEPLMTVACHSVREARVERVAGRREVSFAPVAARLRDWLREGYKILLVSQQSVQASRLRSLLENHGLAVAQVASVEEALSRPRSAELLLVFGHLATGFRLAASKLVVLSEADLLGSERQRRRSQRLDIGQLLRNLSELKPGDYVVHVDFGVARYRGLAHLNINGTANDYLHLEYAGNDSLYIPVDRITVLQKYVGADGSAPPLDRLGSTRWARVKQKTKESILAMAKELIDIYAHREAMERNPYPAPDAYYREFEAAFPFEETEDQLRAIEDVLADMQKPKPMDRLVCGDVGFGKTEVAMRAAFLAVMDGRQVAVLVPTTVLAQQHLHTFRKRFEGYPVRIEMVSRFHSAKENAAIVSALKEGTVDIVIGTHRLLQNDVEFRRLGLLIIDEEHRFGVRHKEKIKQMRKLVDCLTLTATPIPRTLQMAFLGIRDLSVIETPPVDRLAVRTYVTRYDEHVIREALLREKARGGQAFFVHNRVDSIEIRARQLRQLVPECSFVVAHGQMPERELERVMTDFVEGRFDVLVCSAIIESGLDIPTANTIIIDRADHFGLAQLYQLRGRVGRSHERAFAYLLIPGEQLITREAQLRLKALQELDDLGGGFRLATSDLEIRGAGNLLGKEQSGQIAAVGFELYQQMLAEAVQELRGEVVEYEVEPEMHLGISAFIPATYVPDEHQRVVLYRRLAQARTAAELDALAAELRDRFGPIPPPVDSLLRVMDLRRILKLHKVERLKVSGPQVTLQFHHQANVDVQRLIALVRSGKGRFAIPADFQLRFDAEARDSDGLLAEIADVVLRVSGRIGETQEASYA is encoded by the coding sequence ATGGACCGCGACCACAACGATTTCGAACAAGCTTTGCAGTGTGCCGCCTCGCTTGCCCGAACCGACGAAGCACGGTCGGTCGTGCGCATTCAGGGGTTGCGCGGGGGAGCGCGGAGTTTTTTTCTGCGCCAGCTCGCGTGCTTGCAGAGCCAGCCCATTTTGGTGGTGACGGAGACCCCGGCCGCTGCGGAGGCGCTGTATGACGAGTTGTCGTGGTGGCTCGGCGAGGCTGAAACGAAAACACCTCTCGAGCGGCGCGTGCATGTGTTTCCGGCTTACGATGTGCCTCCGCTCGAAGAACTGTCTCCCACGCCCGAGGTCGTCGCCCAGCGGGTCCATGCCTTGTATCAACTCCTCCACGGGCGAGCGCCCGTGCTCATTGCCCCGGTGGAAGCGCTGCTGCAGAAAGTACCTCCACGAGAGCGTATGCGAGAGCGCTGGAAATACCTCGTTGCGCGAGACGAGGTGGACCGTGACGCTCTGGCCCGCGATCTCGTGCGCTGGGGGTACCGGCGGGTGGAGCTCGTGGAAGATCGCGGTGACCTGGCGCTGCGGGGAGCGGTCGTGGACGTATACCCGCCGGCGTACGCCCTTCCGATACGGATCTACCTCGATGGCGACTCGATCCAGGAGCTCCACCAGTTCGATCCGGTGACCCAACGCTCTCTCGGCCCGCTGGACGAGCTTTTGCTGCTGCCGATGCGAGAGTTCGACCATGACGCGGTGTTCGACCCGGCGGTAATCCGCGCGGTGGAGGAGCGGGCGTTCTCTTTGGAGGTCGCGCGCGAGGAACGTGTGCGACTCGTGGCGGGATTGGAAAGCGGCATTCCGTTTCCCGGTATCGAGCGCCTTCTTCCGCTCGCCTATGGAGGAGAGCTCGATCCGGTGGCGAGCTACCTGCCGGACGACGTTCTCGTATGCTTCGATGGCCCGGCGGCCGTGGAGGTGGCCGTGGAAGCGGCCGCCGAGGATATCCGCAAGCGCGCCCAGGCCAAGCTGGACGCCCAACAGTTCTTCCTTCCGCCCGAGCTTTTGTATCTCACGGCCAAAGAGTGGCGAGAGCTTTTCGCATCCCGGCCCCGCTTGGAAATCGAAGGGCTCGAACTGCTCCTCCCGGCAGGCGACGAACCCTTGATGACAGTGGCGTGCCACTCCGTGCGGGAGGCTCGGGTCGAGCGCGTGGCTGGCCGTCGCGAGGTGAGTTTTGCGCCGGTGGCGGCACGCCTGCGTGATTGGCTGCGCGAGGGATACAAGATTCTGCTGGTGAGCCAACAAAGCGTCCAAGCTTCGCGCCTGCGCAGCCTCTTGGAAAACCACGGCCTCGCCGTGGCACAAGTGGCTTCGGTGGAGGAAGCCCTGAGCCGTCCGCGCTCCGCGGAGCTTTTGCTCGTTTTTGGCCACCTGGCGACAGGGTTTCGCTTGGCGGCCTCGAAGCTGGTGGTACTCAGCGAAGCGGACCTCCTCGGGAGCGAGCGCCAGCGCCGTCGCAGCCAGCGCCTGGACATTGGGCAACTGCTGCGAAATTTGAGCGAGCTCAAGCCCGGGGACTACGTGGTTCACGTAGACTTCGGGGTGGCCCGCTACCGCGGTTTGGCGCACCTCAACATCAACGGTACGGCCAATGATTACTTGCACCTGGAATACGCGGGCAACGATTCGCTCTACATCCCGGTCGATCGGATCACGGTGTTGCAAAAGTACGTCGGGGCGGACGGCTCTGCTCCTCCGCTGGATCGTCTCGGGAGCACCCGTTGGGCCCGGGTGAAGCAAAAAACCAAAGAGTCCATCCTGGCCATGGCCAAGGAACTGATCGACATTTACGCGCATCGCGAAGCGATGGAACGAAACCCGTACCCGGCGCCCGATGCGTACTACCGCGAGTTCGAAGCCGCCTTTCCGTTCGAAGAGACCGAGGACCAACTGCGCGCCATCGAGGACGTTCTCGCAGACATGCAAAAGCCGAAGCCGATGGACCGCTTGGTCTGCGGCGATGTCGGCTTTGGCAAAACCGAAGTGGCCATGCGGGCGGCGTTTCTGGCGGTGATGGATGGCCGGCAAGTAGCCGTGCTCGTGCCCACCACGGTGCTCGCGCAGCAACATCTGCACACGTTCCGCAAGCGCTTCGAAGGCTATCCCGTGCGCATCGAGATGGTGTCTCGCTTTCACTCGGCCAAAGAAAACGCGGCCATTGTGTCCGCCCTCAAAGAGGGAACGGTGGACATCGTTATCGGCACGCACCGGCTGCTGCAAAACGATGTGGAGTTCCGCCGGCTCGGTTTGCTCATCATCGACGAGGAGCACCGTTTCGGGGTGCGGCACAAAGAAAAGATCAAGCAGATGCGCAAGCTGGTGGATTGCCTCACGCTCACGGCAACGCCGATTCCGCGCACGTTGCAAATGGCCTTCCTGGGTATCCGCGATCTCTCGGTGATCGAGACGCCTCCGGTGGATCGCTTGGCTGTACGGACCTATGTGACCCGCTACGACGAACATGTGATTCGCGAAGCCTTGCTGCGAGAAAAAGCGCGCGGGGGACAAGCCTTCTTTGTGCACAATCGGGTGGATTCCATTGAAATCCGTGCGCGCCAGTTACGCCAGCTTGTCCCGGAATGCTCGTTCGTGGTGGCACACGGACAAATGCCGGAACGGGAGCTGGAGCGGGTGATGACGGATTTCGTCGAAGGCCGCTTCGACGTGCTCGTGTGCTCCGCCATCATCGAGTCGGGTCTCGACATTCCGACGGCCAACACGATCATCATCGACCGAGCGGATCATTTCGGCTTGGCGCAGCTCTACCAGTTGCGCGGCCGGGTGGGGCGCTCTCACGAGCGAGCTTTTGCCTACTTACTCATCCCCGGGGAGCAATTGATTACCCGCGAGGCACAACTGCGGCTCAAGGCCTTGCAAGAACTCGACGATCTCGGCGGAGGGTTTCGCCTGGCCACGAGCGATCTCGAGATTCGCGGAGCAGGGAACTTGTTGGGCAAGGAACAGTCTGGGCAAATTGCGGCGGTGGGTTTCGAACTGTACCAGCAGATGCTCGCCGAGGCGGTGCAAGAACTGCGCGGGGAAGTCGTGGAGTACGAGGTCGAGCCGGAAATGCATCTCGGCATCAGTGCGTTCATTCCGGCCACGTACGTGCCCGACGAACACCAACGGGTGGTATTGTATCGCCGGTTGGCGCAAGCGCGCACGGCCGCCGAGCTGGATGCGTTGGCGGCGGAATTGCGCGATCGGTTCGGGCCGATTCCCCCGCCGGTGGATTCTCTCTTGCGCGTGATGGACTTGCGCCGCATCCTGAAGCTCCACAAGGTGGAACGGCTCAAGGTGAGCGGGCCGCAAGTGACCTTGCAGTTTCACCACCAGGCAAACGTAGACGTGCAACGTTTGATTGCGCTGGTGCGTTCGGGCAAGGGGCGATTTGCCATCCCGGCGGACTTTCAGTTGCGTTTCGATGCCGAAGCCCGCGACAGCGACGGGCTTCTGGCAGAAATCGCGGATGTGGTGCTACGGGTAAGCGGGCGGATCGGTGAAACACAGGAGGCATCGTATGCCTAG